In a genomic window of Thermogemmata fonticola:
- a CDS encoding TolC family protein, with translation MSQAAKLELSDLEWEVLARNPTLVEMTAAWQAAMARYPQAVALDDPMFTGAVGPGTIGTAQVDFAFSVQVSQRYPWGGKRALRGQQALAEAAAAGQDLIEAKLQLVEATQWAFYDYYWSERALALNRENLQRWQEARQNAEVRYKSGQAPQQDVLQAEVEIGRLQERELQLRRMQQVAKARLNALLHRSPEADLPPPAEPPPPDQALPSAEQWQQLAIQRRPDLQALYQRLAADQAALALAERDFYPDVEVMAGYNSFMPERPVRPMVGVGWNLPVRRDRRHAAVREAQARTAQRRAQIERLIDQIRFEVQEAYELLRESEQTQRLLARTILPAAEANVREARAAYIAGRIPFVTYVEAERQWIQWREKYYEIVAEVGRRKARLERVAGGPFDPSSHQPADAIPPSSPTPP, from the coding sequence TTGTCTCAAGCAGCAAAGCTAGAGCTGTCCGATTTGGAATGGGAGGTGCTGGCCCGGAATCCCACTCTCGTGGAGATGACAGCGGCTTGGCAAGCGGCCATGGCTCGGTATCCCCAAGCGGTCGCTCTAGACGATCCGATGTTCACGGGAGCGGTTGGTCCAGGCACCATCGGCACGGCTCAGGTGGATTTTGCCTTCTCTGTACAGGTATCCCAGCGGTATCCCTGGGGGGGAAAACGCGCGTTGCGTGGACAGCAGGCCTTGGCGGAAGCGGCAGCGGCTGGGCAGGACTTGATCGAGGCGAAGTTGCAACTGGTCGAGGCTACACAGTGGGCTTTTTACGATTATTACTGGTCGGAACGTGCTCTGGCGTTGAATCGAGAGAATCTCCAACGCTGGCAGGAAGCCCGGCAGAATGCCGAGGTGCGATACAAGAGCGGTCAGGCACCTCAACAGGATGTTTTGCAAGCCGAGGTCGAGATCGGGCGGCTCCAGGAGCGAGAATTGCAGTTGCGGCGGATGCAACAAGTGGCCAAAGCCCGGCTCAATGCCTTGCTCCATCGATCTCCGGAGGCGGATTTACCACCCCCGGCTGAACCCCCGCCCCCTGATCAGGCATTACCATCCGCCGAGCAGTGGCAACAGCTCGCCATACAGCGGCGGCCCGACTTGCAAGCGCTCTATCAACGTTTGGCAGCAGATCAGGCCGCCCTCGCCTTGGCAGAACGCGACTTCTACCCCGATGTGGAAGTGATGGCGGGATACAATTCCTTCATGCCCGAACGGCCGGTCAGGCCCATGGTCGGTGTGGGATGGAATTTGCCGGTCCGTAGGGATCGACGTCACGCTGCCGTCCGAGAAGCCCAAGCCCGAACGGCTCAGCGACGGGCGCAAATCGAACGGCTGATCGACCAGATCCGTTTCGAGGTCCAGGAAGCCTACGAGCTGCTCCGAGAAAGCGAACAGACACAACGATTGCTGGCACGGACCATTCTGCCCGCAGCCGAAGCGAATGTGCGCGAAGCGCGTGCCGCCTACATCGCGGGGAGAATTCCGTTTGTTACATATGTAGAAGCCGAGCGCCAATGGATTCAGTGGCGGGAAAAATACTATGAGATTGTTGCGGAAGTAGGGCGGCGGAAAGCACGATTGGAACGGGTTGCAGGAGGACCATTCGATCCTTCCTCTCATCAGCCCGCTGATGCTATCCCGCCGTCATCGCCGACCCCGCCGTGA